AATGTTTAAGTTGGATGTGAAATAGTGTTTGATGTGAGGaaactaattaattatttaattgatatatagagtataatatataaaatacattAATAATGTGATTGATGTGagagaaataataataataataataataataataatatatggagtgtataataaaaaaagatatggaagataatattataattttacaTTAATGATGTGACTGATGTGTGAGAAATaatgattgatttgattgatatgagatgaataattaattattttattgacAAAGATAAACATATTGATATTTGATAGGATAAGAGATCGGTGAACCTCATTCCAACTACCAAACACAATCTTAGATATTGTTTGGTTATAAGACATATAATATGTAgataattaatattttgaataataaaataaataaaaatgataattaATACAATGATTGATTAAATTTCAGATATAGATATTGCTTCCTTCGTTTAATTCCAAGATGAATTTCTAACTTATGTTACAGATCTTGAActattaaaaacatttaataaaaaatgttttaaatttttttacagaaatcatttaatttgaaaagaaaataatgTTCTAACTTATGTTAGAAATCTTGAACTACAACAAGTATGTTTGTTTGACCTTTAAgatatcaaataaataaataaaacatatattaattttcaatatttgacGGATAAAGTGTCGAATGGGTACAAAGATATTAATTATTATGTCAAGGTCCATAGTCCAAATGAAAGAATTGTAAATGACTGATTTTGGAGTAATCTTCTCCTCCTCTTCTCAACCGCTCCATGAAATTATCGGACATGCCAGATACGGTCAGGTTTGTAATGGAAGCCATGGAAATCATTCCTTCTGGAATCATCTCCAGTTTTGGACAAAATCCGATCCAGAGATCCGAAAGATTTGGCATTGCCTCTTCTTCCACTCTCAATCCCACTAAATTCCTCAATCCCCAAAGTGTAAGACTCTTGAGCTGAGTAAATCCTTTACTCCCACAAACCATTTCTGTGCCAACAAATGAACCAACGCCTAACAGAAGAGTTCGTAGCGTGGGAAAATGTTGAAGTGTTTCCATCGGATCTTCCACAATTTCACTACCAGAAAGATGCAAATAACCAAGATTGTGGAGTAACTGAGGGTCCCAAGTCGGCAATCTCCTCAATTTCCCATTAATTGACAAAGAATTGAGTGGGCAATGCATTAACGAATCAATGACAAGTGAACCTTGTTCGGAACTCAAATCATCCCTCACATTAATTTTTAAACTTACCTCCCGAAGCTGATCCTTGAGTTTAGTCATGTGATCAACAACCACAGATAAGCTTTCTATATCATGAACAATCACACCAAGACGTCGGAGATTGGTTAATTTGAGGAGATGCTTAGTATGACAGAACCGACTACTGAACCCAATCAATGTCTCCAATTCCGTTAAGCCCTCGAGTCCTAGTCTCCCATCATCAATCACCGACGACGAGAGCTTCAAAAAGAGATGCCTCAATCGTCCCATCTTACCAATCGAATTTGGTAACGTAATATCAATTGCCGATCGTAGATCCAATGATTGTAAACATGGTAGTTTGCAGACAAATTCTGGCACCTCCCTGACGTCGCTATATCTTATACTCAGATGCTTGAGCATCACTAGTTTCCTCACATCATGAGgtaacttgtcatcctcaaatttGCAGTGTTCCAATACCAAGACTTTGAGAGATCTGAGCAATGCATTGTTGAGTAGATCTTGCCAAATGTTAGTAATATCATTAGAATCAAGTCTCCAATTGGGTAGCAATAGAAGAGATCGTAAGTTTGCTTTTTTAAACTGTACAACACTACATGCGTCGGTATCACCCAAATTGATAGTTAATCTTCGAATTTTTCCTTGAGAATCCTCAAAAAACTTGTCTTCTTTTCCCTTTGACAAACATAGATCTCTCACCAAATCATGAAGCCGGCATGATTTAAAACTCTCTTCGTCAGTCTTAATTAATTTCACCTGAACAATGCATTTGCTTGCAAGCTCATTTAAATAACGTTCAGCAACATCACTAAGAGTTTCATTTCGCCCTTGATGGTCTGATGAAATCAATCCTTCTGCCATCCATATCAAATATACATCTTCCACATTTATATTCTTGTCCTCTGGAAAACATCCTAAATACAGAAAACATAACTTTAGGTAGTAAGGCAATACGTTGTAACTCAAGTTTAGCACCTGTTCTACCCTTTTATCATTGGCATCAACACCTTCCCCGTGCTTCAAGTATGCGTCCATATTCTTAAGAACCTTTTTCCAGTCCTCTGGATTTTGTTGTCCTCGCAAAATTCCACCAACAACGGATACTGCTAGGGGTAGACGCCCACATTTGCGTACTAATTGCCT
This region of Primulina eburnea isolate SZY01 chromosome 14, ASM2296580v1, whole genome shotgun sequence genomic DNA includes:
- the LOC140811562 gene encoding putative disease resistance protein At1g50180, which produces MVDAAASWAVGTLLDITIEEVKFLYGVKDKVVDLEWDLKRMRYFLEDADKWPPERYESANVRSLVSEFIDLATRAEDVLEEYAVEVTSKRGERNFKGMLERFACILCECWDVHKIGKEIEGIMSRVAELTKKLESISKGEGSSSFGCNDNQQLLRQTYDHEIEEHFVGMKKDIKSLVLRMQNDDRSSRVISICGMGGLGKTTLARKIYHHKDVRSCFDTRAWVCITQKLQAEAIFQEILRKLLPGENINEGETIKFMVPKIVNVMKEKKCLVVLDDIWEIDHWNILKKAFPFAESNSKILLTTRNQRVADTAGFVYELGCLTEDESWDLLKKIALPIQMQSEAISKEFEATGRQLVRKCGRLPLAVSVVGGILRGQQNPEDWKKVLKNMDAYLKHGEGVDANDKRVEQVLNLSYNVLPYYLKLCFLYLGCFPEDKNINVEDVYLIWMAEGLISSDHQGRNETLSDVAERYLNELASKCIVQVKLIKTDEESFKSCRLHDLVRDLCLSKGKEDKFFEDSQGKIRRLTINLGDTDACSVVQFKKANLRSLLLLPNWRLDSNDITNIWQDLLNNALLRSLKVLVLEHCKFEDDKLPHDVRKLVMLKHLSIRYSDVREVPEFVCKLPCLQSLDLRSAIDITLPNSIGKMGRLRHLFLKLSSSVIDDGRLGLEGLTELETLIGFSSRFCHTKHLLKLTNLRRLGVIVHDIESLSVVVDHMTKLKDQLREVSLKINVRDDLSSEQGSLVIDSLMHCPLNSLSINGKLRRLPTWDPQLLHNLGYLHLSGSEIVEDPMETLQHFPTLRTLLLGVGSFVGTEMVCGSKGFTQLKSLTLWGLRNLVGLRVEEEAMPNLSDLWIGFCPKLEMIPEGMISMASITNLTVSGMSDNFMERLRRGGEDYSKISHLQFFHLDYGP